The Marinobacter subterrani genome has a segment encoding these proteins:
- a CDS encoding sensor domain-containing protein, translating into MTGTSDKHEIFTDLTEALAMAFSVICVAVIVKDGDSPSHLIGDPETAQLLMTLDSVQATLADGLSRTEVPPPGTALEAAAFIAVEPLNIPHQESVATVVAFAGKHLDDCERAVALLHSLVTETLNELMFLRQTPFLAAAFAEIECGVTIADPNLEDTPLVYANAAFERMTGYSKAELLGRNCRFLQGDLQDQPSLRTIRNALARGTDCTAVVTNFRSNGESFENRLKLRPIRAHDGKISHIIGIQLDVTREHSALESLALQKRRYESLIETQSSYIWLMDADGELKSVPEKWLELAGLPPSSDPPELRAIRSVLTPEAAQAFHEGWSKALSNLTPFEVIYQLPAQTLSPRWFLDRITPVRDDENRLLEWIASSQEITELIRAEKEIERAAYEDRLTGLLSPEGFAQRLDEHLRARDLHPASPVVVVDIRALREINNTRGYDVGDEVLREVARRLTSELGPSALVARTGGDEFTVLAPLENQRTRRQLRKCMAAVFGVPFEIRGFSFNVEASFGYARIRSSAGDARKLMTDAALALHLSQLNPALTWSQYTKALERETRKTVELTTKLRHALEAEQLELYYQPQVDLESGRIISAESLLRWNHPEMGFIPPDQFIPLAEQSQLIGPIGDWVLRRACRDLKAWKDAGLGTCPVSINVSLIQFQLGSIPDTVRRALTDFNVAPEELTLEITESVFEQHGRALKQDLEALSAMGIRLSLDDFGTGYSSLGHLKDYQFNEIKIDKSFVSQLDEGDYAQAIVKATIFIAAALGADVVAEGIEASEHITTLRQLGCTKGQGYYFSRPVPEPIWHQLLINKKVLP; encoded by the coding sequence ATGACAGGGACGTCAGATAAACACGAGATTTTCACTGATCTCACTGAAGCACTGGCCATGGCTTTCTCAGTGATCTGTGTGGCGGTCATCGTCAAGGACGGAGATTCCCCGAGCCATCTCATCGGCGATCCGGAGACAGCGCAGCTGCTAATGACGTTGGACAGCGTTCAGGCGACATTGGCTGACGGGCTCTCCAGAACCGAAGTGCCACCACCAGGCACAGCCCTGGAAGCAGCCGCCTTCATTGCTGTTGAACCCCTGAACATTCCTCACCAGGAATCCGTGGCCACGGTGGTCGCATTCGCAGGCAAACACCTGGATGATTGCGAGCGCGCAGTTGCACTTCTGCACTCACTGGTGACGGAAACGCTCAATGAGTTAATGTTTCTGAGGCAAACACCCTTTCTGGCAGCTGCTTTTGCGGAAATCGAATGTGGTGTAACAATCGCCGATCCCAATCTGGAAGACACGCCTTTAGTCTATGCCAACGCCGCATTCGAGCGTATGACGGGGTATTCAAAAGCGGAATTATTGGGTCGTAATTGCCGCTTTCTTCAGGGTGATCTCCAAGACCAGCCCAGTCTTCGCACTATTCGCAATGCGCTTGCGCGTGGCACAGACTGTACTGCCGTAGTGACTAACTTCCGCAGTAACGGTGAGTCGTTCGAAAACCGCCTCAAACTTCGGCCCATCCGGGCGCATGACGGTAAGATCTCTCACATAATTGGTATTCAGCTTGATGTCACAAGAGAACACTCCGCTCTCGAATCTCTGGCGCTGCAAAAACGCCGCTATGAAAGTCTCATTGAAACGCAGTCAAGCTACATCTGGCTCATGGATGCAGACGGAGAGCTTAAGAGTGTGCCCGAGAAATGGCTAGAGCTTGCTGGTCTTCCACCCTCGAGCGACCCGCCAGAGCTGCGGGCGATCCGCAGTGTCCTGACTCCGGAGGCAGCACAAGCTTTCCATGAGGGGTGGAGCAAAGCCCTCAGCAATCTGACACCGTTTGAAGTGATCTATCAGCTGCCGGCCCAAACCCTATCCCCCAGGTGGTTTCTGGACCGCATTACGCCGGTGCGCGATGATGAGAACAGACTTCTTGAGTGGATTGCCTCGTCTCAGGAAATCACTGAATTGATACGCGCCGAAAAGGAAATTGAGCGTGCCGCGTATGAGGACCGTCTGACTGGTCTACTATCGCCGGAAGGCTTTGCCCAGCGCCTTGACGAGCATCTCAGAGCGCGGGATCTGCACCCGGCCAGCCCGGTGGTAGTAGTCGACATCAGAGCCCTTAGAGAAATCAATAACACCCGTGGTTATGACGTTGGCGATGAAGTCCTGAGGGAGGTCGCCCGGCGACTGACCTCCGAGTTGGGGCCAAGCGCACTGGTGGCGCGCACCGGCGGTGACGAGTTCACCGTGCTTGCACCACTTGAAAATCAGCGCACTCGGCGTCAATTGCGAAAATGCATGGCAGCCGTCTTCGGTGTCCCTTTTGAAATCAGAGGCTTTTCCTTCAACGTGGAAGCATCTTTCGGCTACGCCCGGATCCGCAGCAGCGCCGGGGACGCCCGGAAGCTTATGACCGATGCGGCATTGGCGTTGCACCTGAGCCAGTTGAATCCGGCGTTGACCTGGTCCCAATACACAAAAGCGCTCGAGCGTGAAACGCGCAAAACCGTGGAACTCACAACGAAGCTACGCCACGCTCTGGAAGCAGAGCAACTGGAACTCTATTACCAACCTCAGGTTGATCTCGAGAGCGGGCGCATCATCTCGGCGGAATCTTTGCTGCGATGGAATCATCCGGAGATGGGTTTCATACCGCCAGACCAATTCATCCCTCTGGCGGAACAAAGTCAGCTCATCGGGCCGATAGGAGATTGGGTTCTGCGCCGAGCCTGCCGGGACCTCAAGGCGTGGAAAGATGCGGGCCTGGGGACCTGCCCGGTGTCGATCAATGTATCCCTGATCCAGTTCCAACTGGGGTCTATTCCAGACACAGTGCGCCGGGCATTGACTGACTTCAACGTCGCACCGGAGGAGTTGACCCTGGAGATCACAGAAAGCGTCTTCGAGCAGCACGGCAGGGCCTTGAAGCAGGATCTGGAAGCCCTCAGTGCGATGGGAATTCGGCTGTCCCTGGACGACTTTGGAACAGGCTATTCGTCTTTGGGCCATTTAAAAGACTATCAGTTCAATGAGATCAAGATAGACAAAAGCTTTGTTAGCCAGTTGGACGAGGGTGATTACGCACAAGCGATCGTCAAAGCAACGATCTTCATCGCCGCAGCACTTGGTGCAGATGTCGTTGCCGAGGGGATTGAAGCATCAGAGCACATAACGACTTTGCGGCAACTTGGATGCACAAAAGGCCAGGGTTACTATTTCAGCCGGCCTGTACCCGAACCCATTTGGCATCAATTGCTTATCAACAAAAAAGTGCTTCCCTGA
- a CDS encoding MBL fold metallo-hydrolase, whose amino-acid sequence MPLTIKWFLSVITALTMASAAQAEAPLKKEQAPGYHRIMVGDFVVTALSDGTVELPVDDLLLNTTKKHVHETLAENFLSAPLATSVNSYLINTGEKLVLVDTGAGSLFGPTLGFLVENMKAAGYTPDQVDEIFITHMHPDHVGGLVSEGEIVFPNATVRAHQQDADYWLSEANLEAASEEAKGFFKGAMASVNPYVKAGQFKTFKKNQELVPGISSVAAVGHTPGHSMYKVESQGQTIMLWGDLIHVAAVQFPEPDIAIQFDVNSETAVKTRAEVFADAREKGYLVGSSHLSFPGLGHLTGAERGYEFIPVNYDSEL is encoded by the coding sequence ATGCCTTTGACGATCAAGTGGTTCCTTTCCGTAATCACGGCATTAACGATGGCCAGTGCCGCCCAGGCGGAAGCGCCGCTTAAAAAGGAGCAGGCGCCGGGCTATCACCGGATCATGGTGGGTGATTTTGTTGTGACCGCCCTGTCCGATGGAACAGTTGAACTGCCCGTGGATGACCTGCTGCTGAACACCACCAAAAAGCATGTGCATGAAACCCTGGCCGAGAATTTCCTTTCCGCGCCCCTGGCCACTTCGGTGAACAGTTATCTGATCAACACCGGCGAAAAACTGGTGCTTGTCGATACGGGCGCCGGCAGCCTGTTCGGCCCGACTCTCGGTTTCCTGGTCGAAAACATGAAGGCAGCGGGCTACACCCCCGACCAGGTGGATGAGATCTTCATTACCCACATGCACCCGGACCACGTCGGTGGCCTGGTGTCCGAGGGCGAGATCGTGTTCCCCAACGCCACGGTCCGCGCCCATCAGCAGGACGCCGATTATTGGCTCAGCGAAGCCAACCTGGAAGCAGCGTCGGAAGAGGCCAAAGGCTTTTTCAAGGGCGCTATGGCGTCGGTCAATCCTTACGTGAAGGCTGGCCAGTTCAAAACCTTCAAAAAGAACCAGGAGCTGGTTCCGGGCATTTCTTCTGTAGCGGCAGTGGGCCACACTCCGGGGCATAGCATGTACAAGGTGGAAAGCCAGGGCCAGACCATAATGCTGTGGGGCGATCTGATCCACGTGGCTGCCGTGCAGTTCCCCGAGCCTGACATTGCGATTCAGTTTGATGTGAACAGTGAAACCGCTGTAAAAACCCGCGCGGAAGTCTTTGCCGATGCACGGGAGAAGGGCTACCTGGTTGGCTCTTCACACCTTTCATTCCCCGGCCTTGGCCACCTGACAGGGGCGGAAAGGGGCTATGAGTTCATTCCGGTCAACTACGACAGCGAGCTTTAA
- a CDS encoding PEGA domain-containing protein — protein MKYPLLLTLAAIAFLSTGCASVVSGTDQKLTFNSEPEEATVTVSGRVLGKTPLTVPVDRGSNQSITFEKEGYETYTAQLSTTTNPWFFGNIVLGGLVGSTTDGVSGAIHEFSPDQYFVTLQPKTPTGVSTSRPRQIKEIIIAFSGEFRHQLAAGGGEKVDTVVHLLGIDASQKGTTVRALNQLALANENDLELAEMIIEVYDVQ, from the coding sequence ATGAAGTATCCGCTACTACTCACACTGGCCGCCATCGCGTTTCTGTCTACCGGTTGCGCATCGGTGGTCTCCGGAACCGACCAGAAACTTACCTTCAACAGCGAGCCTGAAGAAGCTACCGTTACGGTTTCCGGCCGTGTACTCGGTAAAACCCCACTGACTGTGCCGGTGGACCGGGGCTCCAACCAATCCATTACCTTTGAAAAGGAAGGCTACGAGACCTACACCGCTCAGCTTTCCACCACAACCAACCCGTGGTTCTTCGGTAATATCGTGCTTGGCGGCCTGGTGGGTTCCACTACCGATGGCGTCTCCGGTGCCATTCACGAGTTTTCCCCGGACCAGTACTTTGTCACCCTGCAGCCAAAGACACCCACCGGCGTCTCAACCTCCAGGCCGCGACAGATCAAGGAAATCATCATCGCGTTCAGCGGAGAGTTTCGCCACCAACTGGCCGCCGGTGGGGGTGAAAAAGTGGACACTGTCGTGCACTTGCTGGGTATCGACGCCTCACAGAAAGGCACCACCGTGCGGGCGCTGAACCAGCTTGCATTGGCGAACGAGAACGACCTTGAGCTGGCTGAAATGATTATTGAGGTTTACGACGTTCAGTAA
- a CDS encoding TIR domain-containing protein — translation MAKPKRIYLAGPEVFFPAEEHQAIVAEKKRLFQDYGFEGIDPLDRRHYRERTSSTGLDELGHTIEDFEMSDNLMSAAPLSIAYIKKVTKPKPLASFHEVSEPF, via the coding sequence ATGGCAAAGCCAAAACGAATCTACCTAGCCGGCCCGGAAGTCTTCTTCCCGGCTGAAGAACACCAGGCCATCGTGGCCGAGAAAAAACGCCTGTTTCAGGACTACGGGTTCGAGGGCATCGACCCACTGGACCGCCGACACTACCGGGAACGGACGAGCTCAACCGGTCTGGACGAACTGGGCCACACCATTGAGGACTTTGAGATGAGCGACAACCTGATGTCGGCAGCGCCTTTGTCGATCGCGTATATCAAGAAAGTAACAAAGCCGAAGCCCTTGGCGTCATTCCATGAGGTGAGTGAGCCCTTTTGA
- a CDS encoding magnesium and cobalt transport protein CorA — MLINCVAYQDGKKLRDIGVAEIHEYADKPDCFVWVALRDADAEELEQMKHEFGLHDLAVEDAHYENHQRPKIEEYGNTLFAVMTTLDVVNGEILQGEVDVFVGENYALSVRNDSQQGFLGVRERSEREPQLLRKGPAFVLYALLDAVVDRYFPIMEMLETEIESLEEQIFIRGSERRNMERLYALKRKVMLLKHAVGPLMESVGHLHGGRVPALCADTQDYFRDVSDHLARINASINTVRETITTAIQVNLSMVAIEEGEVNKRLAAWAAIFAVATVLAGIWGMNFKHMPELDSAYGYPAALLTMVCACGFLYYRFRKARWL, encoded by the coding sequence ATGTTGATCAATTGCGTCGCCTACCAGGACGGCAAAAAACTCCGGGACATCGGCGTTGCCGAAATCCACGAATACGCCGACAAACCCGACTGCTTTGTCTGGGTGGCGCTGCGGGATGCGGACGCCGAGGAACTGGAGCAGATGAAGCACGAATTCGGCCTGCACGATCTGGCCGTGGAAGATGCCCATTACGAAAACCACCAGCGCCCTAAAATCGAGGAATATGGCAATACCCTGTTTGCTGTCATGACGACCCTCGACGTCGTAAACGGCGAAATCCTCCAGGGGGAAGTCGATGTATTTGTTGGTGAAAACTATGCCTTATCGGTCCGCAACGACAGCCAGCAGGGGTTTCTGGGTGTCCGCGAACGTTCCGAGCGGGAGCCCCAGCTCTTGCGCAAAGGGCCCGCGTTTGTTCTCTACGCACTGTTGGATGCGGTTGTCGACCGCTACTTTCCGATCATGGAAATGCTGGAAACCGAGATTGAATCGCTGGAGGAGCAGATTTTCATACGGGGATCAGAGCGACGCAACATGGAGCGGCTTTACGCGCTCAAACGCAAGGTCATGTTGCTGAAACACGCTGTAGGGCCGCTGATGGAGTCGGTGGGGCATCTGCACGGCGGGCGCGTACCGGCTCTGTGCGCTGATACCCAGGATTACTTCCGTGACGTCTCGGACCACCTTGCACGCATCAATGCATCGATCAATACAGTGCGCGAGACCATCACCACGGCGATTCAGGTCAACCTGTCCATGGTCGCGATTGAAGAAGGCGAAGTGAACAAGCGCCTTGCTGCCTGGGCCGCCATTTTTGCGGTCGCCACCGTGCTGGCCGGCATCTGGGGCATGAACTTCAAGCACATGCCGGAACTGGATTCGGCGTACGGCTATCCGGCAGCCCTGTTGACCATGGTCTGTGCCTGCGGCTTTCTCTACTACCGGTTCAGGAAAGCGCGCTGGTTATAA
- a CDS encoding SDR family NAD(P)-dependent oxidoreductase codes for MTFDFHGRRVIVAGGSKGIGRAIALGFAHTGASVSVCARGQTALDALAEEAEGEGLSLHVAACDIGDKAALETYLQSAMGELGGLDVLVNCASAFGREDNEEGWLSSVEVDLMGTVRGGQVLS; via the coding sequence ATGACGTTTGATTTCCACGGCCGGCGCGTAATCGTCGCTGGCGGCAGTAAGGGTATTGGCCGAGCCATCGCATTGGGATTTGCCCATACCGGTGCCAGCGTTTCTGTATGCGCACGCGGACAGACAGCCCTGGACGCACTGGCGGAAGAAGCGGAAGGCGAAGGGCTGTCGCTACATGTGGCCGCCTGCGACATCGGCGACAAAGCTGCGCTGGAGACTTATCTGCAGAGCGCCATGGGCGAGCTGGGTGGCCTGGACGTGCTGGTCAATTGCGCCTCGGCGTTCGGGCGGGAGGACAACGAAGAAGGCTGGCTGAGCAGCGTTGAGGTGGATCTGATGGGCACGGTTCGCGGCGGCCAGGTTCTGTCCTGA